Within Halobacterium jilantaiense, the genomic segment CGACGCGCTCGCGGTCGAACAGCTCGCCGTCGAAGCCGTAGAGGTCGCCGGCCAGCCGCTCGGTCAGCACGAGGTTCGTGATGGGGCCCTGGTAGAGGCCGCCGGCGCGGTACACCGCGCCGTCCGCAACGGCGGTGATGCGGCCGGCCGTCTCGTGGTTCTGGAGGAACGACACGACGGCGTCCTGGAACTCGGCCTCGCTCAGGTTCTCGTAGCCGCGCAGCAGCAACACCTCGGGGTCGACGTCGAGCAGCGTCTCCACGTCGATGGCGGCCCGGGTGCCGTGGAAGTCCTTTACGCCGGACGCGGCGAACGCGTCGTGGACGTTCAGGTCGCGGAGGTTCTTGAAGCCGGTGCCGCCGCCGATGACGTACGGGTAGAACTTCGTGGGCTCCTTCCCGACGCCCCACGCCACGGCGGCGGAGGGGCGCTCGCTCTCGCCGGGGACGACCGGCGCGAGGTTCGACTGGAAGTCGTCGTGGACGCCTTCGAAGGCCTCGTAGCGCTCCTCGCGCTGGAAGACCGTCGCGAGCTTCTCGAAGCCCTCCATGAGCGTGTAGTAGCGGTAGTCGTCGTGCCAGGGGTAGTGCTGTGCGTAGATGCAGTTCCCGAAGAAGGGAGCGACCCGGGATTCGATGTCCTTGATGTCCGCGCCGGAGACGTTCTCGGTGCGGTTCTCGAGGAAGTTCGGGTCGATGACGTGGACGTCGGCGTCGAGGTCGTAGAACCGTTCGACGTTGACGCCGTCCTGGTACAGCGACGTCATCTCGCTGGTGTCGACGCTGACGCCGTCGATGCTGTCGTAGTAGTGGGTGTGGTAGCGGTCGGTCAGCGTGACTGCTTCCGGCGGTTCGAGACCGAGGGCGATGCCCATGTCGGCCCAGCTGCCGTTGCTCGTGACCCACGTCTCGGGGACGGACTCGAACTCGACGTCGCCGACCGGTGCCATCGAGACGGTGTACGAGTCGCCGCCGTCGCTGCCCTCTGGGGTGCTCGTGGTGCAGCCGGCGGCCGCGCCTGCGGCTGCGAGGCTGGCGCTCCCGGCGAGGAACTGCCGTCGCGTCGGTGTGCTGTCGTCGCTGCGCATGATTTTAGGCTCGCCTAACAATACTTACGCGCTTCGATTTTTAGGCGCGCCAAAACTACGCCACGTCCGCCCGGCCGCTGGTCGCGTCCGCGATTCGCTCCCGGAGGCCGTCGGCGTCCGCCACGGCCACCGTCACGTCGAACCCCACGTCCTCGCCGTAGTCGGCGTCGAACTCGCAGTCCGCGCTCTCCAGAATCCCCCGGACGGTGCCCGAATCGTCGTACGCCACTGTCACCGTGAACCGCTCCTGCGGGCGCTGCTCGACCACGCCGGCGTCGTCGACGGCGTCCTTCACGGCCTTCGAGTACGCCCGCGCCAGCCCGCCGACGCCGAGATTCGTCCCGCCGTAGTACCGCGTCACCACCACCACGGCGTTCTCCACGTCCCGCTGCTGGAGGACGTTCAGCGCGGGCTTCCCCGACGAGCCAGTCGGCTCGCCGTCGTCGCTCTGGTACTCCCGCAGCATGTGCCCGGAACCGGGGCCCCCGGACTCCACCCGAACCCGGTAGCACGGAACGTTGTGCGTCGCGTCCGCGTGGCGCTCCCGCACCTCGTCGACGAACGCCTCCGCCGCCTCGACGGTGGCCGCCGGGCTCGCGTACCCGACGAACTCCGACCCCTGCACCTCGAAGCTGGCGTCCCCCCGGCCGGCGACCGTGCGGTACGCGTCAGTCACACTCCGGATTCGGGCCGCGAGCGAGTTCCCGCTTGCGGTTCGTCGCCCCAAAAGGTTATGCGTGCGTCTACGCAAGCACCGTCAGATGGCCGCGTTGACGACGCTCGAACTGTTGTACGTCGCCGCCAGCGTCGCGCTCTCTCTGTCGGGGCTCACGATGGTCGCGTTCGCTGCCAACGCCTACCTCCAGACCGAGCACCGCGAGATGCTGTTCCTCTCGCTCGGCTTCAGCATCGTCGTCGCGGCGGCAATCGCCACCACCGTCTCGGCGTTCGCCCAGAACTTCGAGAACGCCATTCTCCTGCTCACCGTCAACTACGCGATTACGACGGTCGGCTACCTGTTCATCCTCGGGAGCGTCGTCTACCGGGCCGACTAGGAGAGTTCGACCGACCGCACGAACGGCATCGACGCCAGCTCCGTGAACACCTCGCCCGGCAACTCCTCGTCCGTCACCAGGTAGAGCCGCGGCTCGTCCGTGAACTCGGGGTCCTCGCTGATCGTCTGCCGGATGGAGATGCCCCGGTCCGCCAGCAGCCCGGTCACGTCCGCGACGATGCCGGGCTCGTCGGCGTCCTGGACCGCCACCGTGACGACGTGCAGGTCCAGCACGGGCGCGAGGTCCATCAGGCTCGGAATCTGGCTGATGTTCTGGAAGATGCGCGTGAGTTCGTCGTCAGCGAGGATGGCTTCCGTCGTCGAGTCGACGACCCGCCGGTCGACGCCCGCCTCCTGGGCGACCTGCGTGTAGGGAATCTCGATGTCCCCGGAGACCACCCGCCCGTCGTCGTTCACGGAGAAGCCGCGTTCGAGCAGGAGCCGAATCACGGCCTGCTGGCCCGGGCTCCCCTCGAACTTCTGCATGATGTCCTCGAACATACCCCGGAGGTGGTGGCGTGCGGTGAAAACCGTGGGGGTCTCCTCGCCTACCCCGTGTCGGGCCACGCGGCGAGCGCCGCCCCGCCGAGCCCGACGGCGAGCCACGCGAGCAGGCCGGCGAGACTCGCCGCCGGGGAGGCAGTGGCGACGGGCGGCGTCGCGAGCGCCGGCG encodes:
- a CDS encoding ABC transporter substrate-binding protein, whose protein sequence is MRSDDSTPTRRQFLAGSASLAAAGAAAGCTTSTPEGSDGGDSYTVSMAPVGDVEFESVPETWVTSNGSWADMGIALGLEPPEAVTLTDRYHTHYYDSIDGVSVDTSEMTSLYQDGVNVERFYDLDADVHVIDPNFLENRTENVSGADIKDIESRVAPFFGNCIYAQHYPWHDDYRYYTLMEGFEKLATVFQREERYEAFEGVHDDFQSNLAPVVPGESERPSAAVAWGVGKEPTKFYPYVIGGGTGFKNLRDLNVHDAFAASGVKDFHGTRAAIDVETLLDVDPEVLLLRGYENLSEAEFQDAVVSFLQNHETAGRITAVADGAVYRAGGLYQGPITNLVLTERLAGDLYGFDGELFDRERVADIVAGEF
- a CDS encoding IMPACT family protein, translated to MTDAYRTVAGRGDASFEVQGSEFVGYASPAATVEAAEAFVDEVRERHADATHNVPCYRVRVESGGPGSGHMLREYQSDDGEPTGSSGKPALNVLQQRDVENAVVVVTRYYGGTNLGVGGLARAYSKAVKDAVDDAGVVEQRPQERFTVTVAYDDSGTVRGILESADCEFDADYGEDVGFDVTVAVADADGLRERIADATSGRADVA
- a CDS encoding amino acid-binding protein — translated: MFEDIMQKFEGSPGQQAVIRLLLERGFSVNDDGRVVSGDIEIPYTQVAQEAGVDRRVVDSTTEAILADDELTRIFQNISQIPSLMDLAPVLDLHVVTVAVQDADEPGIVADVTGLLADRGISIRQTISEDPEFTDEPRLYLVTDEELPGEVFTELASMPFVRSVELS